The Mesorhizobium sp. NBSH29 genome has a segment encoding these proteins:
- a CDS encoding GFA family protein, with amino-acid sequence MTKFTGGCLCGTVTYSCEIDPPLMMNCHCSDCRKAMGSVHATTMFVPEDSVTIKGYPRTYDHGADSGSNMTKMFCENCGSQLFSKNTSRPGGIGIRAGSVDDPSVIKPMMNIFLSSALPTTPLDPNLPQHQKMPG; translated from the coding sequence ATGACAAAATTCACCGGCGGATGCCTTTGCGGTACCGTGACATACAGCTGCGAAATCGACCCGCCCCTGATGATGAACTGCCATTGTTCCGATTGCCGCAAGGCAATGGGCTCGGTTCATGCCACCACCATGTTCGTGCCCGAAGACAGCGTTACCATCAAGGGATATCCGCGCACATACGATCACGGCGCTGACAGCGGATCGAACATGACCAAGATGTTCTGCGAAAACTGCGGTTCACAATTGTTCAGCAAGAACACAAGCCGTCCGGGCGGAATCGGCATTCGGGCCGGCTCGGTTGACGATCCATCAGTGATCAAGCCGATGATGAACATCTTCCTCAGCAGCGCCTTGCCGACTACGCCGTTGGACCCGAACCTTCCGCAGCATCAAAAGATGCCAGGCTGA
- the hisN gene encoding histidinol-phosphatase has product MAHVSKGEHALASSDIGAGFFHHIAAAAAAETLPRFRQKGVVTNKLAAGFDPVTEADREAEKAIRRVITEAYPAHGILGEEFGLTEGDGTHLWIIDPIDGTRAFISGIPLWGTLVGLIEHGNAVAGMMAQPFTGELFYANSTGAFYEGPGGARQLSTRKTVALAEATLCTTTPALFNAEQRAAYDRIEHAVRLARYGTDCYGYAMIAAGTVDLVIESGLQSYDIAALIPIIEQAGGVVTTWDGGPAENGGNIVAAGTAELHAAAMAMLA; this is encoded by the coding sequence ATGGCACACGTCAGCAAGGGGGAGCATGCTTTGGCCAGTTCAGATATCGGGGCAGGTTTCTTTCACCATATCGCGGCTGCGGCTGCGGCAGAAACCCTACCGCGCTTTCGCCAGAAGGGTGTCGTCACCAACAAGCTTGCTGCCGGTTTTGATCCGGTCACCGAGGCCGACCGGGAGGCAGAAAAGGCCATCCGCCGTGTCATCACTGAAGCCTATCCGGCACACGGAATTCTGGGTGAGGAGTTTGGGCTCACAGAAGGCGATGGAACGCATCTGTGGATCATCGATCCCATCGACGGTACCCGCGCCTTCATCTCCGGCATTCCGCTCTGGGGCACGCTCGTTGGGCTGATCGAGCATGGCAATGCAGTTGCCGGCATGATGGCGCAGCCGTTTACCGGCGAACTATTTTACGCCAACTCCACCGGAGCGTTCTATGAGGGGCCGGGGGGTGCGCGACAGCTTTCCACCCGCAAGACCGTGGCGCTTGCCGAAGCCACGCTGTGCACCACCACGCCGGCGCTGTTCAACGCGGAGCAGCGGGCCGCGTATGACCGGATCGAGCACGCGGTTCGCCTCGCCCGTTACGGCACGGATTGCTACGGCTATGCCATGATCGCTGCGGGCACCGTCGATCTGGTGATCGAGAGCGGGCTGCAATCCTATGACATTGCAGCCCTCATCCCGATCATCGAACAGGCCGGAGGCGTCGTCACCACCTGGGATGGCGGCCCGGCAGAAAACGGCGGCAACATCGTGGCTGCGGGTACGGCAGAGCTGCACGCAGCGGCGATGGCGATGTTGGCGTAA
- the cpdR gene encoding cell cycle two-component system response regulator CpdR, whose amino-acid sequence MTRILLAEDDDDMRRFLVKALERAGYQVSDFDNGASAYERLREEPFSLLLTDIVMPEMDGIELARRATEIDPDLKVMFITGFAAVALNPDSKAPKDAKVLSKPFHLRDLVNEVEKMLQAA is encoded by the coding sequence ATGACACGAATTCTTCTGGCGGAAGACGACGACGATATGCGCCGCTTTCTGGTCAAGGCGCTGGAGCGCGCCGGCTATCAGGTGAGCGATTTTGACAATGGCGCCAGCGCCTATGAGCGGCTGCGCGAAGAACCCTTCTCGCTTCTTTTGACCGATATCGTGATGCCCGAAATGGATGGCATCGAGTTGGCGCGGCGCGCCACCGAAATCGATCCTGACCTGAAAGTGATGTTCATCACCGGCTTTGCAGCTGTTGCGCTGAACCCCGATTCAAAGGCACCCAAGGACGCCAAGGTCCTGTCAAAACCCTTCCACCTGCGCGATCTCGTCAACGAAGTAGAGAAGATGCTGCAGGCCGCCTGA
- a CDS encoding N-formylglutamate amidohydrolase — MTVAEDFRTVPPFEVLSPAQQRVPFVFNSPHSGRHYPERFLSMTRLDRNAIRRSEDCYVEALFGGAVGLGAPLLAANFPRAYLDVNREPWELDPRMFAEPIPPFANIRSARVAGGLGTVPKLVGEGLDIYPGRLPLAEAVDRIETIYKAYHNELKRLVTRTHAQFGFAVLVDCHSMPTSIRVGENGARPDFIIGDRFGVSAAPAFSEHAISLLLSMGYSVAHNKPYAGGFITEHYGRPAKGLHTLQIEVNRGLYMNERTFQKTPGFEALAQDLQRFCADLMALPDAYFLSHPLAAE, encoded by the coding sequence ATGACAGTTGCCGAGGATTTCAGGACGGTTCCGCCGTTCGAGGTTCTGAGCCCGGCACAACAGCGCGTGCCCTTCGTGTTCAATTCTCCCCATTCCGGCCGCCACTATCCCGAGCGCTTCCTGTCGATGACGAGGCTGGACCGCAATGCGATCCGCCGCTCGGAGGATTGTTATGTCGAGGCGCTGTTCGGCGGTGCTGTGGGGCTTGGCGCACCGCTTCTGGCAGCCAATTTTCCGCGTGCCTATCTCGATGTGAATCGCGAGCCATGGGAGCTCGACCCGCGCATGTTTGCCGAGCCGATCCCGCCCTTTGCCAATATCCGCTCGGCGCGGGTGGCCGGTGGACTTGGCACGGTGCCCAAACTTGTGGGTGAGGGGCTCGATATCTATCCTGGCCGGCTGCCGCTGGCCGAGGCCGTCGACCGTATAGAAACCATCTACAAGGCTTATCACAACGAGCTGAAACGCCTGGTCACCCGCACCCATGCGCAGTTCGGTTTTGCGGTGCTGGTTGACTGCCATTCGATGCCGACGAGCATTCGGGTCGGTGAAAATGGCGCGCGGCCGGATTTCATTATCGGCGACCGCTTTGGCGTTTCGGCAGCGCCTGCCTTTAGCGAACATGCCATTAGCCTGTTGCTCTCGATGGGCTACAGCGTCGCCCACAACAAGCCCTATGCCGGTGGCTTTATCACCGAGCATTATGGGCGTCCGGCGAAGGGTCTGCACACGCTGCAGATCGAGGTCAATCGCGGGCTCTACATGAACGAGCGCACTTTCCAGAAGACGCCCGGCTTCGAGGCGCTGGCACAGGATCTGCAGCGCTTCTGCGCCGATCTGATGGCGCTGCCGGATGCGTATTTCCTGTCACACCCGCTGGCTGCCGAATAG